The Nothobranchius furzeri strain GRZ-AD chromosome 8, NfurGRZ-RIMD1, whole genome shotgun sequence genome includes a region encoding these proteins:
- the mylk4b gene encoding myosin light chain kinase 2, skeletal/cardiac muscle isoform X2 yields MSSSLVNSLAKVYDPNPLHAQKLPGRKFSLSGSDKSQAPSSSSHQDASLLRVESRMDSLSSQMEHLLHMQQSVLTRLDGLSQDVRSMGRDVSLEGGEGRRGSGVEALCRELRGAMERVSERIESQGRRLDGVEKLVEGTQQVLSLIGEAVKNSRLLEVLFKQPGNKTSRKAKDEKDKAKQNLKGGKSQKKRKPHDSSGASSLNGSGPQKQVEQLNRENSEHSHENAEAGIRNSEDAGSKGRRQKPTELILDGSNASAGPAEERRKREGEDDEDDEDLFDDTDAEEEEQQAEAVPEQKVENDVKKRLKGEEEELETAAEENSEEAGDVAASGKRHVTEEDLLKDDLKKSRVENGKVGTADDQEASESQEVKATDEEVGEPGVTEFLIDSSPPPVAPFDHRVVTPKPHQIATYYTINQDEVLGGGRFGQVYKCLENSSGLTLAAKIIKARSQKEKEVVRNEIQVMNQLNHANLIQLYAAFESRNDIILVLEYVEGGELFDRIIDENYNLTELDTVLFIRQICEGLQYMHKNYILHLDLKPENILCVSRATNKIKIIDFGLARRYKPREKLRVNFGTPEFLAPEVINYEFVSFPTDMWSLGVITYMLLSGLSPFLGDDDNETLNNILACQWNFEEEEFADISDEAKDFITRLLVKSKSWRMSATESLRHTWLSDRNLHYRLHQKKKKCHSTRAPQPES; encoded by the exons ATGAGCTCCAGTCTGGTCAACTCTTTAGCCAAAGTGTACGATCCAAACCCTCTTCATGCTCAGAAGCTTCCTGGAAGGAAGTTCTCACTCAGTGGATCGGATAAGTCCCAagctccttcctcctcctcacacCAGGATGCTTCCCTGCTCCGCGTGGAGAGCAGGATGGACTCCCTGAGCTCCCAGATGGAGCACCTGCTCCACATGCAGCAGAGCGTCCTGACCCGGCTGGATGGCCTGTCCCAGGACGTGAGGAGCATGGGACGGGATGTGTCTCTAGAGGGAGGCGAGGGGAGACGCGGGTCTGGGGTGGAGGCGCTGTGCAGGGAGCTGCGGGGGGCCATGGAGCGGGTGAGCGAGAGAATAGAGAGTCAGGGACGGAGGTTGGATGGGGTGGAGAAGCTGGTGGAGGGCACCCAGCAGGTCCTCAGCCTCATCGGGGAGGCGGTGAAGAactccaggctgctggaggttttGTTCAAACAGCCGGGAAACAAAACCAGCCGGAAG GCAAAAGATGAAAAGGATAAAGCTAAACAGAACCTGAAGGGTGGGAAGTCCCAGAAGAAAAGGAAACCTCACGACTCATCAG GCGCCTCGTCTCTAAACGGATCAGGGCCGCAGAAGCAGGTGGAGCAGCTCAACAGGGAAAACTCAGAGCATTCCCATGAAAACGCAGAAGCCGGCATCCGGAACTCCGAGGATGCAGGAAGTAAGGGCAGAAGACAGAAACCAACAGAACTGATCCTGGATGGGTCGAATGCTTCGGCaggcccagcagaggagaggaggaagagggaAGGAGAGGATGACGAGGATGACGAGGATCTCTTTGATGATACGGATGCAGAGGAAGAGGAGCAGCAAGCAGAAGCGGTTCCAGAACAGAAAGTGGAGAATGATGTAAAGAAGAGGCTGAAAGGAGAGGAAGAAGAGTTAGAAACGGCTGCAGAGGAAAA CTCGGAGGAGGCAGGAGACGTTGCTGCTTCCGGCAAACGCCACGTCACTGAGGAAGACCTGCTGAAGGACGACCTGAAGAAGAGCAGGGTGGAAAACGGGAAAGTGGGAACAGCTGATGACCAAGAAGCCTCAGAATCCCAGGAAGTGAAGGCAACAGATGAGGAAGTTGGAGAGCCCGGAGTGACAGAATTCCTCATCG ACTCAAGCCCTCCACCTGTGGCACCTTTTGACCATCGCGTTGTGACTCCCAAACCCCACCAGATAGCCACCTACTACACCATTAACCAGGACGAAGTCCTCGGCGG CGGGCGTTTCGGACAAGTCTACAAGTGCTTGGAGAACTCATCTGGTCTGACCCTCGCAGCCAAGATCATCAAAGCTCGAAGCCAGAAGGAGAAG GAGGTGGTGAGGAACGAGATCCAGGTGATGAACCAGCTGAACCACGCCAACCTCATCCAGCTCTACGCCGCCTTTGAGTCACGCAATGACATCATCCTTGTGTTGGAGTA CGTGGAAGGAGGCGAGCTGTTCGACCGCATCATCGACGAGAACTATAACCTCACGGAGCTGGACACGGTCCTGTTCATACGCCAGATCTGTGAAGGGCTGCAGTACATGCACAAAAACTACATCCTGCATCTGGATCTGAAG CCAGAGAACATTCTTTGTGTCAGCAGAGCAACTAACAAGATCAAAATCATCGACTTTGGTCTCGCAAGAAG ATACAAGCCCAGGGAAAAGCTGAGGGTCAACTTCGGAACGCCGGAGTTTTTAGCTCCTGAAGTCATCAACTACGAGTTTGTTTCATTCCCAACCGACATGTGGAGTCTTGGAGTCATCACGTATATGCT GCTCAGCGGCCTGTCTCCTTTTCTGGGGGACGACGACAACGAGACGCTCAACAACATTCTGGCCTGTCAGTGGAACTTCGAGGAGGAGGAGTTCGCCGACATTTCCGATGAAGCCAAAGACTTCATCACGCGCCTGCTGGTGAAGAGCAAGAGCTGGAGGATGAGTGCCACAGAATCCCTCCGACACACGTGGCTCTCGGACCGGAACCTGCACTATCGACTACATCAGAAG
- the mylk4b gene encoding myosin light chain kinase family member 4 isoform X3, which yields MENFLQDKDVWILGSVCLVATFLWRRLWKLFSVKKRGRTTVNADAQAKDEKDKAKQNLKGGKSQKKRKPHDSSGASSLNGSGPQKQVEQLNRENSEHSHENAEAGIRNSEDAGSKGRRQKPTELILDGSNASAGPAEERRKREGEDDEDDEDLFDDTDAEEEEQQAEAVPEQKVENDVKKRLKGEEEELETAAEENSEEAGDVAASGKRHVTEEDLLKDDLKKSRVENGKVGTADDQEASESQEVKATDEEVGEPGVTEFLIDSSPPPVAPFDHRVVTPKPHQIATYYTINQDEVLGGGRFGQVYKCLENSSGLTLAAKIIKARSQKEKEVVRNEIQVMNQLNHANLIQLYAAFESRNDIILVLEYVEGGELFDRIIDENYNLTELDTVLFIRQICEGLQYMHKNYILHLDLKPENILCVSRATNKIKIIDFGLARRYKPREKLRVNFGTPEFLAPEVINYEFVSFPTDMWSLGVITYMLLSGLSPFLGDDDNETLNNILACQWNFEEEEFADISDEAKDFITRLLVKSKSWRMSATESLRHTWLSDRNLHYRLHQKKKKCHSTRAPQPES from the exons ATGGAGAACTTCTTGCAGGATAAAGACGTTTGGATTTTAGGAAGTGTGTGTCTTGTGGCCACTTTCTTGTGGCGGCGGCTGTGGAAGTTGTTCTCCGTTAAGAAGAGAGGGAGGACAACGGTGAACGCAGATGCTCAG GCAAAAGATGAAAAGGATAAAGCTAAACAGAACCTGAAGGGTGGGAAGTCCCAGAAGAAAAGGAAACCTCACGACTCATCAG GCGCCTCGTCTCTAAACGGATCAGGGCCGCAGAAGCAGGTGGAGCAGCTCAACAGGGAAAACTCAGAGCATTCCCATGAAAACGCAGAAGCCGGCATCCGGAACTCCGAGGATGCAGGAAGTAAGGGCAGAAGACAGAAACCAACAGAACTGATCCTGGATGGGTCGAATGCTTCGGCaggcccagcagaggagaggaggaagagggaAGGAGAGGATGACGAGGATGACGAGGATCTCTTTGATGATACGGATGCAGAGGAAGAGGAGCAGCAAGCAGAAGCGGTTCCAGAACAGAAAGTGGAGAATGATGTAAAGAAGAGGCTGAAAGGAGAGGAAGAAGAGTTAGAAACGGCTGCAGAGGAAAA CTCGGAGGAGGCAGGAGACGTTGCTGCTTCCGGCAAACGCCACGTCACTGAGGAAGACCTGCTGAAGGACGACCTGAAGAAGAGCAGGGTGGAAAACGGGAAAGTGGGAACAGCTGATGACCAAGAAGCCTCAGAATCCCAGGAAGTGAAGGCAACAGATGAGGAAGTTGGAGAGCCCGGAGTGACAGAATTCCTCATCG ACTCAAGCCCTCCACCTGTGGCACCTTTTGACCATCGCGTTGTGACTCCCAAACCCCACCAGATAGCCACCTACTACACCATTAACCAGGACGAAGTCCTCGGCGG CGGGCGTTTCGGACAAGTCTACAAGTGCTTGGAGAACTCATCTGGTCTGACCCTCGCAGCCAAGATCATCAAAGCTCGAAGCCAGAAGGAGAAG GAGGTGGTGAGGAACGAGATCCAGGTGATGAACCAGCTGAACCACGCCAACCTCATCCAGCTCTACGCCGCCTTTGAGTCACGCAATGACATCATCCTTGTGTTGGAGTA CGTGGAAGGAGGCGAGCTGTTCGACCGCATCATCGACGAGAACTATAACCTCACGGAGCTGGACACGGTCCTGTTCATACGCCAGATCTGTGAAGGGCTGCAGTACATGCACAAAAACTACATCCTGCATCTGGATCTGAAG CCAGAGAACATTCTTTGTGTCAGCAGAGCAACTAACAAGATCAAAATCATCGACTTTGGTCTCGCAAGAAG ATACAAGCCCAGGGAAAAGCTGAGGGTCAACTTCGGAACGCCGGAGTTTTTAGCTCCTGAAGTCATCAACTACGAGTTTGTTTCATTCCCAACCGACATGTGGAGTCTTGGAGTCATCACGTATATGCT GCTCAGCGGCCTGTCTCCTTTTCTGGGGGACGACGACAACGAGACGCTCAACAACATTCTGGCCTGTCAGTGGAACTTCGAGGAGGAGGAGTTCGCCGACATTTCCGATGAAGCCAAAGACTTCATCACGCGCCTGCTGGTGAAGAGCAAGAGCTGGAGGATGAGTGCCACAGAATCCCTCCGACACACGTGGCTCTCGGACCGGAACCTGCACTATCGACTACATCAGAAG
- the mylk4b gene encoding myosin light chain kinase family member 4 isoform X4 → MEWWILRGQRCHCGGKSWKIRELPLSCRQRVQNVSEQAKDEKDKAKQNLKGGKSQKKRKPHDSSGASSLNGSGPQKQVEQLNRENSEHSHENAEAGIRNSEDAGSKGRRQKPTELILDGSNASAGPAEERRKREGEDDEDDEDLFDDTDAEEEEQQAEAVPEQKVENDVKKRLKGEEEELETAAEENSEEAGDVAASGKRHVTEEDLLKDDLKKSRVENGKVGTADDQEASESQEVKATDEEVGEPGVTEFLIDSSPPPVAPFDHRVVTPKPHQIATYYTINQDEVLGGGRFGQVYKCLENSSGLTLAAKIIKARSQKEKEVVRNEIQVMNQLNHANLIQLYAAFESRNDIILVLEYVEGGELFDRIIDENYNLTELDTVLFIRQICEGLQYMHKNYILHLDLKPENILCVSRATNKIKIIDFGLARRYKPREKLRVNFGTPEFLAPEVINYEFVSFPTDMWSLGVITYMLLSGLSPFLGDDDNETLNNILACQWNFEEEEFADISDEAKDFITRLLVKSKSWRMSATESLRHTWLSDRNLHYRLHQKKKKCHSTRAPQPES, encoded by the exons ATGGAATGGTGGATCCTGCGAGGGCAGAGATGCCATTGTGGAGGGAAATCCTGGAAGATCAGAGAGCTTCCTCTGAGCTGCCGTCAGAGGGTCCAAAATGTCTCTGAGCAG GCAAAAGATGAAAAGGATAAAGCTAAACAGAACCTGAAGGGTGGGAAGTCCCAGAAGAAAAGGAAACCTCACGACTCATCAG GCGCCTCGTCTCTAAACGGATCAGGGCCGCAGAAGCAGGTGGAGCAGCTCAACAGGGAAAACTCAGAGCATTCCCATGAAAACGCAGAAGCCGGCATCCGGAACTCCGAGGATGCAGGAAGTAAGGGCAGAAGACAGAAACCAACAGAACTGATCCTGGATGGGTCGAATGCTTCGGCaggcccagcagaggagaggaggaagagggaAGGAGAGGATGACGAGGATGACGAGGATCTCTTTGATGATACGGATGCAGAGGAAGAGGAGCAGCAAGCAGAAGCGGTTCCAGAACAGAAAGTGGAGAATGATGTAAAGAAGAGGCTGAAAGGAGAGGAAGAAGAGTTAGAAACGGCTGCAGAGGAAAA CTCGGAGGAGGCAGGAGACGTTGCTGCTTCCGGCAAACGCCACGTCACTGAGGAAGACCTGCTGAAGGACGACCTGAAGAAGAGCAGGGTGGAAAACGGGAAAGTGGGAACAGCTGATGACCAAGAAGCCTCAGAATCCCAGGAAGTGAAGGCAACAGATGAGGAAGTTGGAGAGCCCGGAGTGACAGAATTCCTCATCG ACTCAAGCCCTCCACCTGTGGCACCTTTTGACCATCGCGTTGTGACTCCCAAACCCCACCAGATAGCCACCTACTACACCATTAACCAGGACGAAGTCCTCGGCGG CGGGCGTTTCGGACAAGTCTACAAGTGCTTGGAGAACTCATCTGGTCTGACCCTCGCAGCCAAGATCATCAAAGCTCGAAGCCAGAAGGAGAAG GAGGTGGTGAGGAACGAGATCCAGGTGATGAACCAGCTGAACCACGCCAACCTCATCCAGCTCTACGCCGCCTTTGAGTCACGCAATGACATCATCCTTGTGTTGGAGTA CGTGGAAGGAGGCGAGCTGTTCGACCGCATCATCGACGAGAACTATAACCTCACGGAGCTGGACACGGTCCTGTTCATACGCCAGATCTGTGAAGGGCTGCAGTACATGCACAAAAACTACATCCTGCATCTGGATCTGAAG CCAGAGAACATTCTTTGTGTCAGCAGAGCAACTAACAAGATCAAAATCATCGACTTTGGTCTCGCAAGAAG ATACAAGCCCAGGGAAAAGCTGAGGGTCAACTTCGGAACGCCGGAGTTTTTAGCTCCTGAAGTCATCAACTACGAGTTTGTTTCATTCCCAACCGACATGTGGAGTCTTGGAGTCATCACGTATATGCT GCTCAGCGGCCTGTCTCCTTTTCTGGGGGACGACGACAACGAGACGCTCAACAACATTCTGGCCTGTCAGTGGAACTTCGAGGAGGAGGAGTTCGCCGACATTTCCGATGAAGCCAAAGACTTCATCACGCGCCTGCTGGTGAAGAGCAAGAGCTGGAGGATGAGTGCCACAGAATCCCTCCGACACACGTGGCTCTCGGACCGGAACCTGCACTATCGACTACATCAGAAG